The stretch of DNA ctttgaaaaaaaaaaaaaaaaaaaaaaaaaaaaaaattccagcaCGGACAGAACAAGATCCCACTCTCACAAGGGCTCTCGCGCTAATTATAACTCTGTAGGGGAGTCTCTCTCTAGTTATAATAGGGCAGATATCAGTGAAGACTTGCTGAGAATACTGCAGCCTCTCAAGGATCCAGTTTTGTGGGATAGCTTTCTTTGGGCCCGTCAAAATTCACCACTGCTGATGATTCCTGAGCTTGCCAGACTGTTTATGTCTGAAAGTTTTCAGGGCTCTTTTGTTGAATTTTTGCAGGCTAAGGCTACTGATGCAATTAGGGAGCAGATCTTCCAAGAAACAAAGCAGCAGCATCAATGTCCAGTCTGGAAACAGCAGAGGCTTGGTGCATTGACGGCAAGTATACTGCACAGAGCAGCAAAATATAAAGGGACTCAGGAAACTATGTTGTTCAGGAGATACTGGGGAAGTCAAAATTTCAAGGGAATCATGCTACTGGCTATGGCCTGCAAAATGAAGCAGTTGCATAGAAACTGTATGTAAAATTCATGAATACCCAACATAAACATTGTAAAGTGATCAGCTCCGGCCTGATGGTAAATAAAGATAATCCACTGCTAAGGGCAAGTCCATATGGCCTGGTTTCATGCCAGTGCTGCAGCAAAGGCCTACTGGAAATAAAATGTCCCTATAGTGACAGGTTGAAAAATATGACATGTGAGGAAATTGCCAGCAAAGGTGTAATTACCACCTTAAACTaggggaaaataatgaagtgcAATTAAAACAAACTTCACAGTGGTATACCCAGGTTCAGGCCCAGTTAGGTGTGACAAAATATTCATGGTGTGATTTTGTTATATTTACCCAAAAGAAACCACACATCACTGTGGAACGTATAGCGTATGATGAAATGTATTTTCAAAATACATATGTGGAAGAGCTCTGAAGTTTTATGATAGGTTTGTGCTGCCAGAGGTCTTGGAGATGTAGGAACATGTGTTGTTTCTTTGAGGAACTGATCAATGCACAAGTttgtggaaagggagagaaacttTTATGGGTAGGTAAATATGTACATAAAATATTCTTGCATTTCATGTGTTTGCTcaacttacttttctttttcttcaagtgAGACTTCATTTATTGGTGAAATAAAAGTGGCTTTGAActattatatttgtattttacttAAACCTACAACCTCTATAACAGGTACCCTACAGGTTCATAGCATTAGACATGAACTAGTGGTTTAAGAGTGGTGGCTGCAGATTGCAGAAGAAAGCTATTATAACTAAGATCTGGTGAAGGAGGGGCCATAAATTAAAGCTCATTTTTTTGGTGAGGATCCTAAACGTCTTCATCCGTTGAATAGCACGCTCAACATGAATTCTTAGTGAGGCTATCTCTCTTGTTTTAAGTATCTCACTTTGATTTAatgttcttcctttacctttaccatcttctgtttttcttgtgaAAGGAGGAATGTAGTTTTGCACCACGCTGTAACAACAGATCACCAATATTAAATACTCTGTCAACCATCACAGCATCTCCTGACTCAATTTTGTCCAAAATTTCCTTTTCTGCAATGTGCCTATCAGATGTGTTCCCCCCCATATGGCTGCGAGACAAATGTTATTAGTCCCCGAGGAGTTATTCCAATCATTACCTTAACAGTATTTTGGTGCTTATATTGTGAATATGTGCTAGCTTGGGCAGTACAGTTCTTAGGTTTTACATGGTAAAATTCTGTACAGTCTAGGATGACTCTTGTATCTGCATATTGGGGTGGGAAATTTTTGGTAAAGAATTCCGAACCTCCTGGGCTGAAGGCCAAAGTATCCAATTCTTCATTATCTCAAAGAGTACATTTATCCAAGTAGTGGTGATGCAAGTTATGGTGCTCTGTCAAACTCCAAAGAAGTCTGACAGAAAGCATCTTGTGAAGCCTCGCCACATGTATACAAGAGTCAGCAAATATTCATCAAAATGATCAATTATTTTCATGCGACCACTTGGACCATTGTCATGCACACCTTTACTGGCATATTTTGCTCCTCTCCAATAGTTAATAGTGGTGACCCTTTTCTTGATAATGTCAAATATTGTTACCAAAGTATCTTTGGAGGGGAAGCCGGTGTAAAACCTCACACTACCATCATCAGTAAGAATAATGTCTCTTGTCATGGCTCGCCGATGTATCTTGTTAGCAGCATGTGTCCCCTGAAAAGATAGAGATGTATCCTTTGTAAAATAACTGGATTTCTCATTGTAATCCTAACCAGtaacttctctcttcttttctaaagtgGTGGTTAGCTTAGCTTAGTTCAGACTTGGAAGAAAAATACCAAAATTAAGATGCTGGAGTTATACCtgacaaaactaacctaaccattgCCCCTTTTTACTATTGTATTATGTATAAAAAGGGTTTTGTGAATGTTTAAAAGAAAACAGCTAGATTACGATGCTGGACAATGGATGTTTGCCTTCTAGCCTTCATATTCtacctgacaaaaaaaaaaaaaaaataaaataaataaataaataaataaataaacaaataaaaaaataaaaaaataaataaacaaatagactaaaataagataaaataacacTAACCACATCAACTTGTACTGCAGCATCCACTGGCTCAGCTGCTGGAGTGCTGGGAATGCTTGCCATTGTATATGTGTGGTcagcatgtggtggtggtgacattttGGTTTCATGTCCATCTAAAAAGATAATAGGTAATTAATCAACCAAATAAATAATATTGTGGAATTTGAGCAAACTATATATTCTGAGTAAGTTTGGGTCTCTGGTAAAAAATTAGTATTACAGCATTATGATGGCTGTAACAAAACCTTTTGTTGTACTTTAACTGTAATGGTTTGGTATCATAGACTATGAACAATCTCTCCTCTGACCTAATGTGTATACATCCAGCCATTATTAACTATCCAGTGGGGAGAGTTTCAGGTAGgaacaacaagaaagaagagaaataatgtaTCAAAAACTACATACCTGATGCAAGTGATGTTGACTCTTTGCTGTTAACCTCCACTTGCACATAATCTTGTACTTCTCCATTTATGTCCATGTAGCAATCAGGCTTTTGGACATATGGGATATCTTCATCCGAAGTTAGTGGAGGGCTATCTGAGTTTTGTGCACTGCGGCGTCTGCCTCCTTCACAAATACTGTTTGCAGTgtttctacctgctccccaccggttataggcaaacagttcagggtctggatgtgatgctgacggtcctttgcaccaatctatgaagtgctttgagcagatagcatggtccttggtagctctccacgttgggcctcgtttacatcgtatctcccataatcttcttcgagtcgtgtctttcttcctgggaaacacagtccatcctttcacgccttggtttttcttttttgatatagaattgcagtcagcaacagcacatgtataaaccggcattctgttccagctctaagaacactccacacgagcttccaaacagatgggaggaggagtgatgttgctggttaaaaaagatataaaggtggatcaagtgaaaaaggtatgggaaaggagatactaggtttggaggagagggagcatcgtcaagactggacttggtctttagtacagagccaatggtcattgaggagatgagggtggagtgccctttagcaaagagtgatcatgcagttttggagttcaaggtgatagacgaagagaaatctagaagaaatgaagaatataaagtgggaagatggaattatgccaagacagattttggaaacctaaagaaattctttcaagagacaaattggatgaaattcaagagtgctaaggagcaaatgaaaagtggaaggaatttataaaaatatacaaagaaggtgagaaaaatttgtaccaataagacaacatagagaagttggaaagcaggactggtttaacgatagatgtgaaaaggctagaacaagaaaagaggatgcatggaagaggtggagaaggaaaagacggattaagcagtgggaaagttacaaaagagcaagaaatgaatatgtgttgattagaagagaagaaagaaagaaacaagaaaaggatataattgataaatgtaaagaccaaccaaggcttttttacagacatgtgaacaacaacatcaaaaatagagaaagtattgaaagtttagaagtaaatggagtatgcagtgaagatcccaggaaatggcagaggctatgaatggatgctttcggaaggtattcacaaaggagactgcttttgacaaaccactggtaatggaacagaaagggattatgaaggagtttcaagtaacggtggaggagatcaagaacatgatggggagtttagaagtgagaaaagctgtgggacctgatggggtatcaggatggattttaagagaatgcagggagcaattggcagaaaaagtttgtgaagtaattgatgcctcattaagggaaggtgtagtgccccaagactggaaaagagctaacattgtcccaatctataaatcaggtaacaagagagacccattgaactatagaccagtgtcacttacaagtgtggtagctaagatgtgtgagagggtggtgaagactagatggacagacttcttggagaaaatgacatactttgtgagtgtcaatttggttttaggaaagggcgttcatgcacgacaaacctgatatgttactattcgagggtgatagatgtaatacaggaaagagatggttgggctgatggaatatatctggatttaaaaaaggcctttgataaggtaccacaccagagactgatctggaaacttgaaatggtaggaggagtgcatggcagtttactaaaatggatggaagacttttggtaggaagagaaatgagaacaataattaaggacagaccatcagaatggggattggtggagagtggagttccacagggatcagtgttggcaccagtaatgttcgcagtctacataaatgacatggtggatggggtgtccagttatgtgagcctatttgcagacgatgcaaaattgttaagaaaagtgagatgtgacaaagattgcgaactactccaggaagacttggacagaatatggaaatggagctgtacatggcaaatggagttcaacacgacaaaatgcaagaaaatagagtttggcaagagtgaaagaagaatcaggagtatgtacaagataggaaatgaagacataaaaccagtcatgaagaaaagaccttggggtgacaattaccaatgacctatcgccagagagacatataaacaaaataattggagaagtattgaacttattgaggaacataagagtggcgttcagatatctagatgaagaaatgatgaagaaaataattactgcaatgataagaccgaggcttgaatatgcaacaatacagtgggctcgaacttaaagaaacacataaggaaactagagaaagtacagagggctgcaacgaaaatggtgcctgacttaagagatttgacttatgaagacagactgaaaagaatgcaacttccaaccctggaaaacagaagagaaaggggagacctgatagcaatatacagagtgatgattggcatggaaaaatggatagggaagatctgtgtatgtggaatggaagaatgtcgagagggcatgggaaaaactaaaatggccacttataggagagatgtgaaaaatatagcttcctcatagaagggtggaagcatggaatagtttagacgtggaagtggtcaacgcaaggaatattcatgattttaagaaaaagctggacattaatagatatggagacgggacaacacgagcatagctcttttcccgtatgttacaattaggtaaatacaattaggtaaaccgCGGGTtgcggggttgttttggtgttttgagaggactcggtgttcccgaGTTCGGTTAGTCTTTTTGGTTTGATATGCCTTcggccgcaaaaatgttgctctaccaagattattacagaatatattcctttgtaatatttagaggagaaacagtgcgCTCTtttgaactatatgaaaaaatgtttcaaaccaaatatgtagttgaCTAGTAAAAAAATGCGAGAGCATTGAAATCGTGACTGTAagtattaagcttataataacagttttgtagagtgtgtattaccagatcatatggataatgttaggataaacacttggaattaatgttttgcagtacaaagactcaatacctcaagatttattatgatatgaattttagaatgtgtgtctcttgcgagctggctggctgtataccaagtcgcgtattaaaacagccagcgatcaatggcaacccaagaatatccgacgtcgggtaggttcgcttaatgaaaattcgtgcaaagaaagttttttttttttagaaacatAAACCGttcattaagcaggggttgcttgtgcgtgtgtgtgtgtatgtatgtatatatatatatatatatatatatatatatatatatatatatatatactttcattaaatcttttactgtactatgatgcactctcgttttgtttactctcaatggaagttacagttaggggtcaaacttgttataattggttcgcttaacggaAATTCGCGCAACGAacggttttttaggaacgtaacccgttcgttaaggggggttgcctgtgtgtgtgtgtgtgtgtgtgtgtgtgtgtgtgtgtgtgtgtgtgtgtgtgtgtgtgtgtgtgtgtgtgtgtatatatatatatatatatatatatatatatatatatatatatatatatatatatatatatatatatatatacagtaaggtcttggtttacgtcagagttacgttcctgaaacatgacgtaagtcgattttgtacgtaactcgagtttccgtacatttcaaagcatattatcgagttttcaaccaatcattgtttatggtcattcaggtaagttaaaggttatattgttatattatttacaactatgtaggaatataaaacacaagcttgtttttgttgttgattagggccacgaacgtgaaggactgcaggttgccgagaggggtggacgcctgaggccgccaggagggtgggcaggtcgaatgttgtgacgcccacagggcggacagctgggagcgtagtgcagtgcggtgggagtagaagcgtgggcagcggggcaggaaatgcaatagggatcagcagataggcgcagacggtgcatgtgagctgcgagtgtcgtgtggcccaggcgaaggctccggagttgttattgttgtgatgggtgtgcgagccctcaaggtcgtcaacctccccgttgtcatggtaacaggcttcccattttcttcactccctgacacacagctgctgcctcccttctcatgtcttttaattatgtcctctttttcttgtagcgtaatggttttccttttcttagcatcactgctgtcactaaggagttttctctttggtgccattgagcaagatactaagaacttgagtcagtaaacacagaagtaggataacacttgccaggggcgaggtgtggtggaactgaggcagggtgttattgtattcaagcgtgaggcgggcggtgtgacggGTAACCATTAGTGACggctggcggccaacaataacaataaatcccacgctttacgatttataaattttcaatttttttttaatcttaaattgccttatagtggactgacgtaactacgagtttgacgtaactcgagaccgacgtaacccgggactttactgtatatacatatatatatatatatatatatatatatatatatatatatatatatatatatatatatatatatatatatatatatatatatatatatacaggcaacatCTGCTTAACGAataggttacgttcctaaaaaaaactttcgttgcgcgaattttcattaagcgaaccaattataacaagtttgactgagtgcatcatagtacagaaaaaggtttaatgaatgtaaaaattatgaagttaaacatttaagcagtttaatttcaAAGTCATAATAATGTACACTaacgtatgtatgtaagtaacatTATAATGTTCATCttgaatttatgaagggagggagagtggagcggaaaATACGCTAGcaggcaacctgtggaatacaaacaaaaggcgcatcattgtatcgcatacaaaacttatgtaccacatttccacaaggttttccattttatccattgcagagtcacgagttcaggtggttcttttagtgcaaggaagatacggtctcaccagccttcttaacccaTATATTCCgatgattaaactattttccaatatcccatgacgggtaaaaatagtaaacctagaaattgtcagaagactgtttgaatactaataattattttctctttgttattctgaatacaatgatgtactttctagcttgatgtgacctctgaaagtttagttattgccttatcaaggattcctcctccgccagCTGTGTGATCCGTTAAACAGAAACAGCTCGTGAGCGATGACAccgtgcaaacacacacactctctctctctctcatcttggaagagaaattgtacacttcaaatgagagagagagagagagagagagagagagagagagagagagagagagagagagtattctttcaccccatttcatatcaagtttcaagcaaataacatgtaggtatcatctctctctctctcacactcacacacacacacacccttaatcGTCTTCCCAGAACACGAGAGGCACCCCTGTGTCTCTgtgagccactctgggttcacaatacgatgtttggagtctgttctccatcaccactttctctgtcttctctctattctaaggaaacaggtggatcctctgaatcattttccgagtcttcactactgctgtcttcgctttcttcagtttcttcctcataatcactgtcactgtagtcaggctcagaagcactgctaaataaaaattatctgtcttgttccatagtgagttatgaactgagacatcccttcgctcttatcagggtgctttcgacaCGGTGGGTCGCTGGGGTTACcaagtgtcgccctcagaatgaGAGAATAGCTTCGTTACtcctaaatatacagagctagtggcaacactacgggtggaaaaagaagccagatacttccactcgccatctgactcgagaaaccgtgcgtggagctcaaacatgaggtgcgaaaattcttgattacgggaacGATCGCCGTCGGTACGGACGCACTGATGGAATCGTTCATATACGATCACCGGAACATAAGGATTAATAGtctgttgacttgaaaatagtagagacagtagatggagtcaagatggtggcacgcaatgctattagttttctcgcctctctcatgtctgtgaataatatccaagttcacttcgagagtaagagacttcctggtcttcttagcaaccctaggtgacattgcaaggctggttgcagggcgttttagtGGCATGTTGAACGTAAGATGACAAGCTGGTGCTGgaccttgtttttgtttttaactaAGAgcgggaagggtaggggagtgagtggtgtgcgtgttgtccatgagaggcgctggtatattcaaaagcctgtcaactTGTGTGATACAAAGGGCTTTCAGACTtgtaaaaaaattacctggataaaattttgttaaagcgagtttggtgtttgttatacaagcagatggtagtaaaaggaaatgtttgttgtagcgaaatttcgttgtgtgaacgttcgttaaaCGGGGGATTGCCTGCACATatgtgttttcttgcttttgccACAAAGGCAATGACTACCGTggcttgctttgttgttgttggtgttaaggccgtgaagatctatggatccttacgAGCcttggggtagtcctgtgtgggtatcacaggcatgGCAGCTGCccagtcttcctcaagaaggcacaaataaggtgaaggacagcaggttgccaggatgAGTGGACacctgaggctgccaggagggtgggcagttcaagtgttgtgatggccaggatggagagccgggagcatagtgcagtgtggtgagagtggaagtgtgggcattgaagcaggaaatgtttgaTGGGTCTCAGGGGtcgtcctacaccaagggcagaaggaaTCAGGACAGACGTAGGCGGAGCAATTGAGCactgagtgtggtgtggcccaggtggaGGTGGGCGATGGTTGCTGTGGCTTGCGTTCCTTCCTGTTACTGagtgactgtttgaatcttgtaacagcGCTCGGCCTTCCCCGCTGATGGAGGCCCCCTTACCTCTCCCCTTACTACCTGTGACCCACATGTCATCTCTTGCTAGCTCCACTCACGTACAGCTTTAAACACTTttccatttgtcgagtggtttaaagttacctacatgtcaccatgatacccaggttctaggtggttatacccaagatgagctttgctggtgatatgggtaccactacaaataaaattgcctgcgccattaatgggcgaaaactgaacagcgcttcctacacattcttcaagtgagcctacaggcgctataggcctc from Portunus trituberculatus isolate SZX2019 chromosome 9, ASM1759143v1, whole genome shotgun sequence encodes:
- the LOC123501387 gene encoding uncharacterized protein LOC123501387, coding for MDINGEVQDYVQVEVNSKESTSLASDGHETKMSPPPHADHTYTMASIPSTPAAEPVDAAVQVDVGTHAANKIHRRAMTRDIILTDDGSVRFYTGFPSKDTLVTIFDIIKKRVTTINYWRGAKYASKAWCKTTFLLSQEKQKMVKVKEEH